In Pseudothermotoga sp., one genomic interval encodes:
- the glgX gene encoding glycogen debranching protein GlgX: MNPGPEVRLRTKRGYPKLGATPDDSGVNFALFSRHGRRVILELYQNYYDDKPSHRFFLDPIRNRTGDIWHIYVYGVGHGQYYGWRVDGEYDPENGKRFNVNKLLFDPYAKAISSTIDWDEPYIYGYDKNSPLNDLSFSTLDSAQSHAKCIVIDDSVYHWEDDRRPKIPWKDTIIYEMHVRFFTISPTSGVQYPGTYKGILEKLEHLKELGVTTIELMPVFEFSVNSNMNVNPFTGKRLKDMWGYNPLGFFAVTGNYSTGIKLGEQVFEFKDLVKQLHRNGFEVILDVVYNHTGEGNELGPTLSFRGIDNEIYYMLDPSNKRNYLNYSGCGNTLNCNHPVVKEMIIDSLRYWATEMHVDGFRFDLAAILGRTPDGKWIGDLSLLKDISEDAVLHDLKLIAEGWDAAGGYFLGQFPQGWAEWNGRYRDVVRRFVRGDEGTIAELATRIAGSADLYAGRSPHASINFVTCHDGFTLRDLVSYRYKHNEANGEGNRDGTDENFSCNYGVEGETDDSEINRIRKQQVKNFIAILMVSHGTPMVLMGDEMYRTQKGNNNAYCHDDETTWLDWSLKDKHHDIFRFFKKMIHFRKAHPALRREHFFTGQATSRGIPDLTWHGVKPFEPDFSYHSHSIAFMISGDVKNGEQDDDIYVILNQWREPLRFVLPYLHGKSWYRVVDTSKDCPEDFLDEPEHVGYVYIAQPRSTVIFISK, encoded by the coding sequence ATGAACCCTGGTCCTGAAGTACGGTTACGAACGAAGAGAGGTTATCCAAAACTTGGGGCAACACCAGACGACAGCGGTGTGAATTTTGCTTTGTTCAGTAGGCATGGTAGGAGGGTTATACTCGAGCTTTATCAAAATTACTACGATGATAAACCATCACACAGATTTTTCCTCGATCCGATCAGAAACCGCACCGGTGATATTTGGCACATCTATGTATATGGTGTTGGACATGGTCAGTATTACGGTTGGCGTGTCGATGGAGAATACGATCCTGAGAATGGGAAGCGTTTCAACGTGAACAAGTTGCTGTTCGACCCTTACGCCAAAGCGATTTCATCTACGATAGATTGGGATGAACCGTACATATACGGTTACGATAAGAATTCGCCGCTGAACGATCTGTCTTTCTCAACGCTCGATTCGGCACAAAGTCATGCCAAATGCATTGTGATCGACGATTCTGTTTACCATTGGGAGGATGACAGGAGACCCAAAATTCCATGGAAGGACACCATCATTTATGAAATGCATGTACGGTTTTTTACGATCAGTCCAACATCCGGGGTGCAGTATCCTGGCACTTATAAAGGGATTTTGGAGAAACTCGAACATCTCAAGGAGCTCGGTGTGACCACGATAGAGTTGATGCCCGTGTTCGAATTTTCTGTGAACTCCAACATGAACGTGAATCCGTTCACCGGTAAGCGTTTGAAAGACATGTGGGGTTACAATCCCCTGGGTTTTTTTGCCGTAACTGGAAATTACTCAACTGGCATCAAACTCGGAGAGCAAGTTTTCGAGTTCAAGGATTTGGTCAAGCAATTACACAGAAATGGTTTCGAGGTGATCTTGGACGTAGTTTATAACCACACAGGTGAGGGAAACGAGCTTGGACCCACACTCTCATTCAGAGGCATAGACAACGAAATTTACTACATGCTTGATCCATCGAATAAGAGAAATTATTTGAATTATTCTGGTTGTGGTAACACGCTGAACTGTAACCATCCCGTGGTGAAGGAAATGATCATAGATAGTTTGAGATATTGGGCCACGGAGATGCACGTGGATGGTTTCAGGTTCGACTTGGCCGCGATCCTTGGAAGAACACCGGATGGAAAATGGATAGGAGATCTGTCCCTTTTGAAAGACATCTCGGAAGATGCTGTCTTGCACGATTTGAAACTCATCGCTGAAGGTTGGGACGCGGCAGGAGGTTATTTCCTAGGCCAGTTCCCACAAGGATGGGCGGAGTGGAATGGAAGGTACAGAGACGTCGTGAGGCGTTTCGTCAGGGGTGATGAAGGAACTATCGCCGAGCTTGCGACTCGCATCGCGGGAAGTGCGGACCTGTATGCTGGAAGATCGCCACACGCGAGCATAAATTTTGTGACGTGTCACGATGGTTTCACGCTGAGAGATCTGGTGAGTTATCGATACAAGCACAACGAAGCCAACGGGGAAGGTAACAGGGATGGTACAGATGAAAACTTCAGTTGTAACTACGGCGTAGAAGGCGAAACCGATGATTCCGAAATAAACAGGATAAGAAAGCAGCAAGTGAAAAACTTCATAGCGATACTCATGGTTTCGCACGGCACACCAATGGTGCTCATGGGTGATGAGATGTACAGAACACAGAAAGGTAACAACAATGCTTACTGCCACGATGATGAAACTACTTGGTTGGACTGGTCCTTGAAGGATAAACATCACGATATTTTCAGATTCTTCAAGAAAATGATTCACTTCAGAAAAGCCCACCCGGCACTCAGGCGAGAGCATTTCTTCACGGGACAAGCGACGAGTCGTGGTATACCCGATTTGACTTGGCACGGTGTGAAACCTTTTGAACCCGATTTTTCTTACCATTCTCACTCTATCGCTTTCATGATCAGTGGAGATGTGAAAAATGGTGAGCAAGATGACGATATCTACGTGATACTCAATCAATGGAGAGAACCTTTGAGGTTTGTGTTACCGTACTTGCACGGAAAAAGTTGGTACAGAGTGGTCGACACCTCGAAAGATTGCCCCGAAGATTTTCTAGATGAGCCAGAACACGTAGGTTATGTATACATTGCACAACCAAGAAGCACGGTGATTTTCATAAGCAAATGA
- a CDS encoding YgiQ family radical SAM protein: MFLPTTKEEMEKLGWKELDVILITGDAYVDHPSFGIALIGHYLVSKGYRVGIISQPDWNSEKDITRLGRPRLFFGITAGNVDSMVANYTASMKKRKNDDYSPNGVSGKRPDRATIVYSNLVRRFFPDVPIVLGGIEASLRRFAHYDWWQDKIRKSVLLDAKADLLVYGMGEKTVLNIAKILEKTGDIEKCKDIRGVVVWTSKKPEGAVELPSYEEICSDRYKYAESVKMQILLTDPFKPVKLCQKQDTRYVVQNPPEFPLDQRELDELYLLPFERKVHPYYESMGHVKAIDTVQFSITAVRGCYGGCSFCALTHHQSIHITYRSAESILEEVRMLTKHPDFKGTISDVGGPTANLYGSKCVKRETQGPCDRPCAFPKTCSNAIPNHRIFIDLLEKIRSIPKVKHVFISSGIRHDLVLADPFGKEFIRKLVQFTPGQLKLAPEHAHPKVLKLMRKPPVELFLRFKDEFEKAAKLQNKERYVVGYFIVAHPGESVKENEYLKKFIQEKLNYKPQQVQIFTPTPGTISTAMYYSGVDPMTGEEVFVEKSLKKRNWMKQNITGSNSSNSIE, from the coding sequence TTGTTCCTTCCAACAACCAAAGAAGAAATGGAAAAACTCGGTTGGAAAGAACTGGATGTGATATTGATCACGGGTGACGCTTACGTGGATCATCCATCTTTCGGTATCGCCTTGATAGGTCACTACCTCGTTTCGAAAGGGTACAGAGTGGGTATCATTTCACAGCCTGATTGGAATTCAGAGAAAGATATCACACGGTTGGGAAGACCGAGGCTTTTCTTCGGTATCACAGCGGGAAACGTTGATTCTATGGTTGCCAACTACACCGCATCGATGAAGAAAAGAAAGAACGATGATTACAGTCCAAACGGTGTGTCAGGAAAGCGTCCGGATCGAGCGACCATCGTGTATTCAAACTTAGTGCGAAGGTTTTTTCCAGACGTCCCCATAGTACTTGGAGGCATTGAAGCCAGTTTGAGAAGATTTGCACATTATGACTGGTGGCAGGACAAAATCAGAAAATCTGTACTTTTGGATGCGAAAGCGGACTTGTTGGTGTATGGAATGGGTGAAAAAACTGTGCTGAACATAGCAAAAATTTTGGAAAAAACAGGTGATATCGAGAAGTGCAAAGATATCAGAGGTGTTGTGGTATGGACATCGAAGAAACCCGAAGGTGCTGTAGAACTTCCAAGTTATGAAGAAATCTGTTCTGACAGGTACAAATACGCAGAATCAGTGAAGATGCAAATCTTATTGACAGATCCTTTTAAACCAGTTAAGTTGTGCCAAAAGCAAGACACCAGATACGTGGTGCAGAATCCTCCAGAGTTTCCTTTGGATCAGAGAGAGCTGGACGAGCTGTACCTTTTACCTTTCGAAAGGAAAGTCCATCCTTATTACGAATCGATGGGACACGTCAAGGCCATAGACACCGTTCAGTTTTCCATCACCGCTGTGAGAGGTTGCTACGGTGGTTGCTCCTTCTGCGCCCTAACGCACCATCAATCGATCCATATAACCTACAGGAGTGCAGAATCGATCTTGGAAGAAGTCAGGATGCTGACGAAACATCCCGATTTTAAAGGTACAATAAGCGATGTTGGTGGTCCTACAGCCAATTTGTATGGCTCTAAATGTGTGAAAAGAGAAACTCAGGGCCCATGCGATCGGCCCTGTGCTTTCCCAAAAACTTGTTCCAACGCGATACCAAATCATCGAATTTTCATCGATCTTCTTGAAAAGATTCGATCGATACCAAAAGTGAAGCACGTATTCATTTCATCGGGTATACGACACGATCTCGTTCTAGCTGATCCGTTCGGCAAGGAGTTCATTCGAAAACTGGTTCAGTTCACACCAGGCCAATTGAAACTCGCACCTGAACATGCTCATCCGAAAGTTTTGAAACTGATGAGAAAGCCACCTGTAGAACTCTTTCTGAGATTCAAAGATGAGTTCGAAAAGGCCGCAAAACTTCAAAACAAAGAAAGGTACGTCGTGGGTTACTTCATAGTGGCACACCCAGGTGAATCGGTAAAGGAGAATGAGTATCTCAAGAAATTCATTCAAGAAAAGCTCAACTACAAGCCTCAACAAGTGCAGATCTTTACACCCACACCAGGCACCATCAGCACTGCAATGTACTACAGTGGGGTTGATCCCATGACCGGAGAAGAAGTGTTCGTGGAAAAATCCTTAAAGAAACGGAACTGGATGAAGCAGAACATCACGGGATCAAATTCCTCAAACTCGATTGAATGA
- a CDS encoding NAD+ synthase: MKRVRLTLAQLNPTLGDFEGNVMKAKQAIDLAESTQSDLLLLPELFITGYPPEDLTFRLSFLESNRHALNEVVRYTLGKRTVCVVGFIDFDEDVYNAAAVIHDGKVRGIYRKIFLPNYSVFDEKRYFRPGQRLMILKFGSIKIGLTVCEDIWSPAEPLATLVSGNGVQLILNISASPYCIEKAKLREKYVSAKAYEHHVAIAYCNMVGGQDELVFDGASFVCDANGDLLVRAKLFEEDLLTVDVDLDENLRVNLTDPRRRYTHIENYPVEVVEFDEPRLKSDRLKNSVSQLYEREQEMFTALVTGLRDYIGKNGFKKVVLGLSGGIDSSLVASIAVEALGAENVKGVLMPSMYTSKESVEDALLLADNLGIETFILPINEVFKEYLQVLKSVFSGKPMDVTEENIQARIRGNYLMALSNKFGWLVLTTGNKSEIATGYCTLYGDMAGGFAVIKDIYKTDVYRIARWYNRWKGKQIIPERVFTKLPTAELKPGQFDQEKLPPYEVLDEILRLYVEEGLDAKEIVERGYDSKTVVEVLRMIHANEYKRKQAPIGIKVSKRAFGKDWRMPLTNKFKETL, encoded by the coding sequence GTGAAGAGAGTGAGACTCACACTAGCTCAACTCAACCCAACTTTAGGAGATTTCGAAGGTAACGTGATGAAGGCAAAACAAGCGATAGACCTTGCAGAATCAACACAGAGCGACTTACTACTCTTACCTGAACTCTTCATCACGGGCTATCCACCGGAAGATCTCACATTCAGACTTTCATTTTTAGAATCCAACCGCCATGCTCTGAACGAAGTGGTGCGCTATACCTTAGGAAAGAGAACCGTTTGTGTCGTTGGTTTCATAGATTTCGATGAAGATGTGTACAACGCCGCAGCAGTCATCCATGATGGGAAAGTGCGTGGCATATACAGAAAGATTTTCTTGCCAAACTACAGTGTGTTCGATGAAAAAAGATACTTCCGTCCAGGTCAAAGATTGATGATCCTCAAATTCGGCTCGATCAAGATCGGTTTGACGGTGTGCGAAGATATCTGGAGCCCAGCCGAGCCCTTGGCCACTCTGGTCAGCGGGAACGGAGTTCAGTTGATCTTGAACATCTCCGCCTCGCCGTACTGTATTGAAAAAGCCAAACTCAGAGAAAAGTATGTCTCGGCGAAAGCGTACGAGCATCACGTTGCGATCGCTTACTGCAACATGGTTGGAGGTCAGGACGAACTCGTGTTCGATGGAGCGAGTTTCGTGTGCGACGCGAACGGAGATCTGTTAGTACGGGCCAAGTTGTTCGAGGAAGATCTTCTCACTGTAGACGTGGATTTGGACGAGAATTTGAGGGTGAATCTGACCGATCCGAGGCGTCGTTATACACACATTGAAAATTATCCAGTCGAGGTAGTCGAGTTCGATGAACCGAGGTTGAAGAGTGATCGGCTGAAAAATTCTGTTTCACAACTTTACGAACGGGAACAAGAGATGTTCACAGCGCTGGTAACAGGGCTCAGAGACTACATAGGAAAAAACGGTTTCAAAAAGGTCGTTTTGGGACTGAGCGGAGGTATAGACTCTTCCCTCGTTGCTTCCATTGCGGTCGAAGCTCTTGGAGCTGAAAACGTCAAAGGCGTGTTGATGCCATCTATGTACACGTCGAAGGAAAGTGTTGAGGATGCTCTGCTATTGGCAGATAATCTTGGCATAGAAACGTTCATTCTGCCGATCAACGAGGTGTTTAAAGAATACCTTCAGGTCTTGAAATCTGTTTTTTCTGGCAAGCCGATGGACGTAACCGAGGAGAACATACAGGCACGCATCCGAGGAAACTACCTGATGGCTCTTTCGAACAAGTTCGGTTGGCTCGTCTTGACGACGGGTAACAAGAGCGAGATCGCCACGGGTTATTGTACTCTCTACGGTGACATGGCGGGTGGCTTTGCGGTCATAAAAGATATTTACAAAACAGATGTTTATAGGATCGCAAGGTGGTACAACCGTTGGAAAGGTAAGCAGATCATACCAGAAAGGGTGTTCACCAAACTACCCACGGCCGAGTTGAAACCAGGACAGTTCGATCAAGAAAAACTGCCACCGTACGAGGTACTGGATGAGATACTCCGCTTGTACGTTGAAGAAGGTTTAGATGCTAAGGAGATCGTCGAGAGAGGCTATGATTCCAAGACGGTGGTGGAGGTTTTGCGAATGATTCACGCCAATGAGTACAAAAGAAAACAAGCACCGATAGGTATCAAAGTATCGAAGAGAGCTTTTGGTAAAGATTGGCGAATGCCTTTGACCAACAAATTCAAAGAAACACTTTGA
- a CDS encoding metal-dependent hydrolase encodes MKIKYLGHAAVLIVHGEKRIMIDPFITNNPQSPVKLQDIPKVDYILVTHGHADHLGDTVKLAKRDGSTVIANFELCSYISKHGVSTHPMHIGGKYAFDFGSVKLTPALHGSSVVEGDLPVYAGNPCGFLIEIGGKKIYHAGDTGLTKDMELLKKENIDLAFLPIGGNFVMDLWDAVEAVKMLQPKIVVPMHYDTWPVIKSDPSRFKEEVEKLNVKCVIMKPGETLEL; translated from the coding sequence TTGAAGATCAAATACCTTGGTCATGCCGCGGTGTTGATCGTTCATGGGGAAAAAAGAATCATGATCGATCCGTTCATCACGAACAACCCCCAATCGCCCGTGAAACTTCAAGACATTCCCAAGGTGGATTACATACTCGTTACTCATGGACATGCCGATCATTTGGGTGACACTGTGAAGTTGGCGAAGCGTGATGGATCAACGGTCATAGCAAATTTTGAATTGTGTAGCTATATCTCCAAACATGGTGTGAGCACACATCCGATGCACATAGGTGGCAAGTACGCCTTCGACTTTGGGAGTGTAAAACTGACGCCTGCACTGCATGGTTCCAGCGTCGTCGAAGGTGACCTTCCAGTTTATGCGGGCAATCCCTGCGGCTTTTTGATTGAAATCGGTGGTAAGAAGATCTACCATGCTGGCGATACGGGTTTAACGAAAGACATGGAATTGCTCAAAAAAGAGAACATAGATTTGGCTTTCCTTCCAATAGGTGGTAACTTCGTGATGGATCTTTGGGACGCAGTCGAAGCTGTGAAAATGTTGCAACCTAAGATCGTAGTCCCCATGCACTACGATACTTGGCCCGTCATCAAGTCGGATCCTTCGAGATTCAAAGAGGAAGTCGAGAAATTGAACGTGAAGTGTGTCATAATGAAACCTGGTGAAACACTCGAGCTGTGA
- a CDS encoding protease complex subunit PrcB family protein, with product MRLTFFFFLSLASVVLSMIYHIPTDVALPDELYLRSGSKSVNFQYLMLSSEPDIVMLLKGWIFSPVEWPGERSFTVIIEGEDFKHEFSVKGVRKGIYFYMPQHLLVLPTNTKSITVNGIAIELPRKLGFSVKRINVGASEAGLVTLNELMKETYDFRQGEKVFFRIDAGRKNTGGYDVRVEDLKLVGSTIMVKVRVVPPPPGAMVTQAITHPSVLLEITDTLPSGYYTVRCTLIDEDEKYFQVKFEVR from the coding sequence ATGCGTCTCACATTCTTTTTCTTTTTATCGTTGGCGAGTGTTGTGTTGTCGATGATCTATCACATTCCAACCGACGTGGCGTTACCGGACGAGTTGTATTTACGTTCTGGAAGCAAATCTGTGAATTTTCAATACTTGATGCTCTCCTCTGAGCCTGACATAGTCATGCTTTTGAAAGGTTGGATCTTTTCTCCTGTGGAATGGCCCGGGGAACGTAGTTTTACTGTGATCATAGAGGGCGAGGATTTCAAACACGAGTTCTCCGTCAAAGGTGTACGGAAAGGTATCTATTTCTACATGCCTCAACATCTACTTGTGTTGCCTACAAACACGAAGAGCATAACGGTGAATGGGATCGCGATCGAACTTCCAAGGAAATTGGGTTTTTCTGTGAAACGTATCAACGTTGGAGCATCGGAGGCGGGTTTAGTAACGTTGAACGAGCTCATGAAAGAAACTTACGATTTCAGACAAGGTGAAAAAGTATTTTTCAGGATCGACGCTGGACGCAAGAACACCGGTGGTTACGACGTGCGCGTTGAAGATCTCAAACTGGTAGGTTCGACCATCATGGTCAAAGTTCGCGTTGTACCACCCCCTCCGGGCGCGATGGTGACCCAAGCGATAACTCATCCATCCGTTCTGTTGGAGATCACCGACACATTACCATCTGGCTATTACACAGTCAGGTGCACTCTCATCGACGAAGATGAGAAATATTTTCAAGTGAAGTTCGAGGTGCGTTGA
- the galT gene encoding galactose-1-phosphate uridylyltransferase produces the protein MLELRYNPLTDEWIIVSAETQRRPVQPSQQSCPICVGGLELPEGYDLVSFENRFPALKRNPPNVESESSIFSKKRSFGVCEVVVYTSQHDTALPGMPLKQIEKLIDMWIDRTIQLFSLDFVEYVFIFENRGKEVGASLSHPHGQIYAFPFLPKRILAKMEAIQKWYTEKNSCVICDVVAEETSVKKRTVFETESFVSLVPFYARFPFEVHIYPKRHIVSLPELTAQERSELAKHLKVITSKYDGLYDQEFPYMMMFFQAPIKAVGAELFHLHVEFNPPKRDRDKIKWMASVETGTWAFINPMVPEQAAEMLRRIEVSEP, from the coding sequence ATGCTCGAGCTGAGATACAACCCACTCACCGACGAATGGATCATAGTTTCTGCCGAAACTCAACGCAGGCCAGTTCAACCATCCCAACAGAGCTGCCCAATATGTGTTGGAGGGTTGGAACTTCCAGAAGGATACGATTTGGTCAGCTTTGAAAACAGATTTCCGGCGCTCAAAAGGAACCCACCCAACGTCGAATCTGAATCGAGCATCTTTTCGAAGAAGCGATCTTTCGGTGTGTGTGAAGTGGTTGTTTACACTTCCCAACACGATACGGCACTACCGGGCATGCCATTGAAACAGATAGAAAAACTCATAGACATGTGGATTGACAGGACCATTCAACTGTTTTCGCTCGATTTTGTCGAGTACGTTTTCATATTCGAAAACAGAGGTAAAGAGGTGGGAGCGAGTCTTTCACACCCACATGGTCAAATATACGCATTTCCATTCCTTCCGAAGCGAATCCTCGCTAAAATGGAGGCCATCCAGAAATGGTATACGGAAAAAAATTCCTGCGTCATTTGCGACGTGGTTGCTGAGGAAACTAGTGTGAAAAAAAGGACCGTTTTCGAAACCGAAAGCTTCGTTTCTTTGGTGCCTTTTTATGCGCGTTTTCCATTCGAAGTGCATATCTATCCAAAACGCCACATTGTCTCACTACCGGAATTAACGGCTCAAGAAAGATCCGAGCTGGCGAAACATCTGAAGGTGATCACATCCAAGTACGATGGACTTTATGACCAAGAGTTTCCATACATGATGATGTTTTTTCAAGCACCGATCAAAGCTGTTGGTGCTGAACTTTTTCATCTCCATGTGGAATTCAATCCACCCAAAAGGGATAGAGACAAAATCAAATGGATGGCCAGTGTGGAGACGGGTACCTGGGCCTTCATAAACCCCATGGTGCCTGAACAGGCCGCTGAGATGTTGAGAAGGATCGAGGTGAGTGAACCGTGA
- a CDS encoding galactokinase: MKVRAPGRVNIIGEHTDYNDGFVLPFAIDRYIEVEAKPSSRFILTSKLYGQTLEVVKHRRTGNWTDYIMGVVWALEESGYRVEPFEMVVDSTLPTGAGLSSSAALEVASAVAIIKMMGYKIDPMDLVHLCVKAEREFVGVRCGIMDQFTAVFAKKDHAILLDTMTLKYEYVPLNLDDHEFVLIDSNVKHELSASEYNRRRQECEMVLKSLNKKSFRELSENDLASLDPILRRRAKHVISENKRVLKMVDALKKGNMFLSGCFLYESHASLRDLYEVSCEEIDFIVGFLKGRVGIIGARIVGGGFGGSVLVLARKGYIQFSFEELSKEYKKYFKREIKMLHVNSSDGVLKLIAPESSSVI, translated from the coding sequence TTGAAAGTGAGAGCGCCAGGGAGAGTGAACATCATAGGAGAACATACCGATTACAACGACGGTTTCGTACTACCATTCGCGATAGATAGGTACATAGAGGTGGAAGCGAAACCTTCGAGCAGGTTCATCCTCACTTCAAAACTGTACGGGCAAACCCTCGAAGTTGTGAAACATCGAAGAACTGGTAACTGGACCGATTACATCATGGGCGTTGTGTGGGCTTTGGAAGAATCGGGTTATCGCGTGGAACCTTTCGAAATGGTTGTAGATTCCACGTTACCAACCGGTGCTGGTCTTTCAAGTTCTGCGGCTCTCGAAGTTGCGAGCGCCGTAGCCATCATAAAGATGATGGGATACAAGATCGATCCCATGGATCTAGTTCATCTGTGTGTGAAAGCTGAGCGCGAATTCGTCGGTGTTAGATGTGGGATCATGGACCAATTCACGGCAGTTTTTGCCAAAAAAGATCACGCCATCTTGCTGGACACGATGACGCTCAAGTATGAATATGTGCCACTCAATTTGGATGATCACGAGTTCGTGTTGATAGATTCCAACGTCAAGCATGAACTGTCGGCGTCCGAGTACAACAGGAGAAGACAGGAATGCGAGATGGTTTTGAAAAGTTTGAACAAAAAGTCTTTCAGAGAACTTTCCGAGAATGATCTGGCATCTTTGGATCCGATTCTGAGGAGACGTGCCAAACACGTCATTAGCGAGAACAAAAGAGTTTTAAAAATGGTTGATGCTTTGAAAAAAGGCAACATGTTCCTCTCAGGATGTTTTCTTTATGAATCGCACGCCAGTTTGAGGGATCTTTATGAAGTTTCCTGCGAAGAGATCGACTTCATCGTAGGTTTTTTGAAAGGTAGGGTAGGTATAATAGGGGCCAGAATAGTCGGTGGTGGATTTGGAGGAAGTGTGCTCGTCCTCGCTCGCAAGGGGTATATTCAGTTCAGCTTCGAAGAGTTGAGCAAGGAGTACAAAAAGTACTTCAAAAGAGAGATAAAAATGCTGCACGTGAACAGCAGTGATGGCGTTTTGAAACTCATAGCTCCTGAATCCTCGAGTGTGATTTGA
- a CDS encoding ABC transporter permease: protein MNIVVSNIVDPAFWYSVLRVSTPLLFAVMAALLSSITGTINIAIEGMMLMSAFWGTIIGAFTRNPWIGLMVGIFSSTILALILAFVHLRLNANLVIAGVAINLLSSGFTVFMLFLLTGEKGTSASLGSQPIPRLDVPLLRDIPFVGKMLNNHNALTYLAIISIFVVDYFIRKTPLGVRMRAVGENPNAAVSVGISVSKMRYLSLILSGIFAGFAGAFLSMGYVSWFARDMTSGRGFIALAAQALGGKSAIFGAFGALLFGIAEAFGFTLQSLRIPSEITNMIPFILTLIVLVIYARLRIKSHSRIQEL from the coding sequence ATGAATATAGTCGTTTCAAACATCGTCGATCCAGCCTTTTGGTACAGCGTATTGAGGGTCTCAACTCCTTTGCTGTTCGCCGTCATGGCAGCTTTGCTGAGTTCAATAACTGGTACCATAAATATCGCCATCGAAGGCATGATGCTCATGTCTGCCTTTTGGGGTACCATAATCGGTGCTTTCACGAGAAACCCTTGGATCGGTTTGATGGTTGGTATCTTCTCATCCACCATCCTCGCTTTGATCTTGGCGTTCGTCCATCTCAGATTGAACGCTAATTTGGTGATAGCTGGTGTGGCGATCAACTTACTCTCTTCCGGTTTTACGGTGTTCATGCTGTTCTTGCTGACGGGTGAGAAAGGTACTTCAGCATCCCTTGGGAGCCAACCGATACCTAGGTTGGACGTACCGTTGTTGAGAGATATACCGTTCGTTGGCAAGATGCTGAACAACCATAACGCGCTCACTTATTTGGCGATCATCTCGATCTTCGTCGTCGATTATTTTATTAGAAAAACCCCCCTCGGTGTCAGGATGAGGGCTGTTGGAGAAAATCCCAATGCGGCAGTTTCCGTCGGTATCTCTGTCTCAAAAATGAGGTATCTTTCATTGATCTTGAGCGGAATTTTTGCAGGTTTTGCTGGTGCTTTCTTATCCATGGGTTATGTATCATGGTTCGCCAGGGATATGACCAGCGGTAGAGGTTTCATAGCACTTGCAGCACAGGCTTTAGGGGGAAAATCTGCAATTTTTGGAGCCTTCGGTGCTCTTCTGTTTGGAATAGCTGAAGCGTTCGGTTTCACCCTTCAAAGTTTAAGGATTCCATCGGAGATAACCAACATGATACCCTTCATTCTCACCTTGATCGTCTTAGTCATCTATGCAAGGCTGAGGATCAAATCACACTCGAGGATTCAGGAGCTATGA